One Onychostoma macrolepis isolate SWU-2019 chromosome 10, ASM1243209v1, whole genome shotgun sequence genomic region harbors:
- the urm1 gene encoding ubiquitin-related modifier 1 isoform X4, translated as MAAPLGLQLEFGGGAELLFDGVKNHHVTLPGQSDPWDMKQLLAWIRGNMLKERPELFMQGDTVPGILVLINDADWELMGELEYQLQDQDNVVFISTLHGG; from the exons ATGGCAGCGCCCTTAGGTCTGCAGCTGGAGTTTGG aGGAGGAGCTGAACTTCTCTTTGATGGGGTCAAGAATCATCATGTGACACTCCCTGGCCAATCAGATCCCT GGGACATGAAGCAGCTGCTTGCGTGGATTCGAGGGAACATGCTGAAGGAGCGCCCAGAGCTCTTTATGCAGGGCGACACTGT ACCCGGGATTCTCGTATTGATCAACGACGCAGACTGGGAACTGAtg GGTGAACTGGAGTACCAGCTTCAGGACCAGGATAATGTTGTCTTTATCTCCACACTTCATGGAGGCTAA
- the urm1 gene encoding ubiquitin-related modifier 1 isoform X1: protein MAAPLGLQLEFGGGAELLFDGVKNHHVTLPGQSDPWDMKQLLAWIRGNMLKERPELFMQGDTVRPGILVLINDADWELMENMYWRQDGELEYQLQDQDNVVFISTLHGG from the exons ATGGCAGCGCCCTTAGGTCTGCAGCTGGAGTTTGG aGGAGGAGCTGAACTTCTCTTTGATGGGGTCAAGAATCATCATGTGACACTCCCTGGCCAATCAGATCCCT GGGACATGAAGCAGCTGCTTGCGTGGATTCGAGGGAACATGCTGAAGGAGCGCCCAGAGCTCTTTATGCAGGGCGACACTGT tAGACCCGGGATTCTCGTATTGATCAACGACGCAGACTGGGAACTGAtg GAAAACATGTATTGGCGTCAGGAT GGTGAACTGGAGTACCAGCTTCAGGACCAGGATAATGTTGTCTTTATCTCCACACTTCATGGAGGCTAA
- the urm1 gene encoding ubiquitin-related modifier 1 isoform X2, translated as MAAPLGLQLEFGGGAELLFDGVKNHHVTLPGQSDPWDMKQLLAWIRGNMLKERPELFMQGDTVPGILVLINDADWELMENMYWRQDGELEYQLQDQDNVVFISTLHGG; from the exons ATGGCAGCGCCCTTAGGTCTGCAGCTGGAGTTTGG aGGAGGAGCTGAACTTCTCTTTGATGGGGTCAAGAATCATCATGTGACACTCCCTGGCCAATCAGATCCCT GGGACATGAAGCAGCTGCTTGCGTGGATTCGAGGGAACATGCTGAAGGAGCGCCCAGAGCTCTTTATGCAGGGCGACACTGT ACCCGGGATTCTCGTATTGATCAACGACGCAGACTGGGAACTGAtg GAAAACATGTATTGGCGTCAGGAT GGTGAACTGGAGTACCAGCTTCAGGACCAGGATAATGTTGTCTTTATCTCCACACTTCATGGAGGCTAA
- the urm1 gene encoding ubiquitin-related modifier 1 isoform X3 yields MAAPLGLQLEFGGGAELLFDGVKNHHVTLPGQSDPWDMKQLLAWIRGNMLKERPELFMQGDTVRPGILVLINDADWELMGELEYQLQDQDNVVFISTLHGG; encoded by the exons ATGGCAGCGCCCTTAGGTCTGCAGCTGGAGTTTGG aGGAGGAGCTGAACTTCTCTTTGATGGGGTCAAGAATCATCATGTGACACTCCCTGGCCAATCAGATCCCT GGGACATGAAGCAGCTGCTTGCGTGGATTCGAGGGAACATGCTGAAGGAGCGCCCAGAGCTCTTTATGCAGGGCGACACTGT tAGACCCGGGATTCTCGTATTGATCAACGACGCAGACTGGGAACTGAtg GGTGAACTGGAGTACCAGCTTCAGGACCAGGATAATGTTGTCTTTATCTCCACACTTCATGGAGGCTAA
- the urm1 gene encoding ubiquitin-related modifier 1 isoform X5, producing the protein MAAPLGLQLEFGGGAELLFDGVKNHHVTLPGQSDPWDMKQLLAWIRGNMLKERPELFMQGDTVRPGILVLINDADWELMENMYWRQDVI; encoded by the exons ATGGCAGCGCCCTTAGGTCTGCAGCTGGAGTTTGG aGGAGGAGCTGAACTTCTCTTTGATGGGGTCAAGAATCATCATGTGACACTCCCTGGCCAATCAGATCCCT GGGACATGAAGCAGCTGCTTGCGTGGATTCGAGGGAACATGCTGAAGGAGCGCCCAGAGCTCTTTATGCAGGGCGACACTGT tAGACCCGGGATTCTCGTATTGATCAACGACGCAGACTGGGAACTGAtg GAAAACATGTATTGGCGTCAGGATGTAATTTAA